The following nucleotide sequence is from Aphelocoma coerulescens isolate FSJ_1873_10779 chromosome 21, UR_Acoe_1.0, whole genome shotgun sequence.
GATTTTCCAGTTTTGTGCAGTTGAGATTTAAGCTTTTCCTGCTAATAATGCTGGCTTATAAATTGTTTTGTTCCATGTAAGCAAATATTATTTGATTTGAGTTTCTCAAGAGCCAATCCCCGGTGGTGTTCAGAAGTTACCGACCTAATCCTGAGCCTGAGGAGAGCCGTGCCCTGGATCTTTCTGGGATATTTCTTTCCAGTTGAAGCATCAAGCAGACACTTCACTCTGGCTTTGCATCCTTTTAGGTGcctaaataataattttcctttcagcATTTCCTGCAGTGAGATCTCTCCTGGCCACCTGCACACGCAGGAGTGATCCCACCCGAGTCCTTGGAGAGCTTCCCCCGCTGCCCTGCAGCGCCGTGTCCTGGTGTGACTCCCCCACACGCTgtcccagcccggctcccaccTGTCCTGTGCCTTCCCCCAGCACCTTCCCATCAGGAATGTGGGGCGagggctgctggcagccagccctccctcctgccccggGCAGCTTTCCCTCCAAGGGAGTCTGGCTCTCCAAACACCTCCCTGTGCTTTGCACCCTCCCTGCACCCATCAGCTCACTTGGTgctcccccatccctgctcttgcgccagggaaactgaggcacagagcatCTTTGGGGCCTGCTCTGCTCCGTGTGGCAGCTCCTCTCAGCAAACAGCAGAAACAACCATTGGCACACGAACTGCTGCGACTCTGTCTGACACCAGCCTGGGGCCGCTCTCGGCAGTGAGGGCAGAGCCCGGCTGGGTGAGGAGCTGGCTCTGTCAGGAAGGACAGCCCTGTGTCCAGGGAGGCCGGAGAGGGACGTGGGGACCCCAGCTCTGACCCGGACCAGGAGCTGAAACCTTCACCGTGTCCATCTCTGCTGAGATCTCGTGTGTCACAAAGGACCTGGGTCCCTGAGTGAGGCACTGAGGTGCCCCGTTTTCCTGAGCTGCAGCATGAGGGGGACCCTGTTTCTGTGCCGTGTTCACAGGCTGGAAGCCTTGGCCAGGTGATGTTTGTAAAGCTTTGGGGGTTCTTGTTTCTCAGAGCCTGGGGTGCCTCGTGTGTGGCCATGAGCACAATCTACCTGTGTTTGTGCTTCTCTGGATTTGGCAGAATTGCAAGATCCCGGATAAGAAAAATACCTATAAACACATTTAACAACTCATGAAACGCTCCCCATGTCCACCTGCAAGCTTGTCTTGTGTTATGGCGTAAACTTCCCACTGGAAAAAGAGGGTAAAACTGATTAgatctgttttattttcctccagaaGTGTTTGGTTTCCAAATGTCTGGGAACAGCTGTGGGCTGGATGGTGGGAACGTGGCCTCCGAGGTAATTCCAGTGATTGTTCTCCAGCCGATGTAACGATGTGGATTTTCCCAGCTGCTTCCAGGCGTTATCCTGCTGGAGGGACTCCTGAGAGCGCTGAGATTGCTGGGATGGGAGGAAGGAGCTCCTCTAGGTGACACAAAACTTCTGAGGTTGTTCCAGAAGATCTCCAAAGCGGGAAGCTGAGCTGTCGGCAGAACTCCAGGGTCTCGCAGGGGTGCTGGGGTGGTACCCTGAGAcccactgatgccttttcctggtcttaaaatcaagagtcagacacggttagaagggaaaaagggattttaccttggtatttattttaaggatccttaggtgcacacgcccaggtcgaatgcaccgaaatgcaccccgcaatgcccacccccaaaagatctggtataacattataggtgttactaattagcacatctatcaaagattccccaatgagaggctcgagtgagcccccctccccaaggaaccttcccctggatggttctgtctgagtttacagaatgtgttctggaggggaccttggggtctggggcacgctgatccctaactacgaagcttctaaaatgctgAGCCTcccagctgaacaaacaagtccgaGAATGTAGGcgaaaagcactaagaatacagaagttgtagaAAGgtataaaaggcaaaaaaatcttcatggcatcacccccagcccctcagctccTCGGGCACGGGCTGCCAAAGGGCTCCGGAGCCGCTCACCACGAGGCTGCAGCTGTGCCTGCGCTGAGAAGTTGTTTGTGTCGGGAGCTGGGATGTGCCAGGTCCGGGGCTGAGTCAtttatttcccaaatgctgCCCGAGGGATGCCGAGGAAGCTGCCATGCGGCTCCCTGCAGAGGGAGCGGGGGGAGACCCTCACGGGCCGGTGGCTCTGCCGGAACTGAGCTGAACTTTCTGCTTGAAGAGCTTTGACTAGCGGGGGAAAAAATGTGCCTCGGTGCGGGGAAGAGAAAGAAGCCCCTGTGTGCCGGGAAGTGGCTGCTCCGCCGGGTCAGCCGGGGAACACACTTGTTCCTTTCGGGCTGCAACGTGTAATTTAGCTTGTCACGGAGGAATGTGCTCAATGCCTTTATTTAATCGGGAGTTTGCAAACCTGCTCGAGTGCCttgtcttcctttttcccttcccttcctttcccagccGGGGGGGAGAAGGAACACGGTGCTTTTGTCTCCGTCCCTGTGGCTGCTGTCAGATGAATGGTGCTGGTGGCAGCTCTGTTCGCATGACTGGTTTGAGCTATGGAcacgctgctcccagccccggctccctcccaAACTCAGCTGCATCAGATGTTTTCCTAGGCACTGGCAGAAACCTTGTTACTTATTAGAAAAGTAGCCCTGCGGGTTCCAGGACATTCCTGGGAGAAGGAAAACACCCTGTGCTGTGGATGCGGTGTGTTCAGGGCTGCAGGTCAGTGGGGGATAGCAGTGCTGGGTGCCCTGAGGGATGGGGGAGACTTGGAATTGCTCCAGCTCCAAAGAGGTGCCTGGTTCCCCTGCTGGGGGTACCCAATTCCCCACTCTTCCACCACCCCCCTGCACATGGAACCAGCGGTTGTGGGGCCCTGGTTACGAACACATCTCTGCTCAGGAAAGGAGAAGGCTGCAGCACGTGTTTAAGTGCTTTCCTGAATCCAGGCCAGGGCCTGTGCTTTACAGAGCACAGCCTCACTCATCTTCCTCGCAGGAGCCCAGATGCTGGGAGAGGATCCCTCGTGCCTCTGGCAGTGGGTCTGCTCTGAGCAGCGCTGTGGAAACACCTCCATGGAACACCTCCCTCCAGGAACACAgatcccaggcagcagcactggcagcacagaCAGGAATGTTTGTCTCTGCATCTGGGTAGAGATGCACagaaacctggaaaaaaaacccacctttcttaggaaggaaggaaattgcTCTCTAATCGGACATGTGGAAGTGAACTTGTGCGCTGCCTCCAGAGGAATTTGGGCTGTTCCCCGGGGGGTTGTGATTGCTCTTTGGGTCACATCCAAGCCCTGATCTTGGACTTGCCTTTGGGAGCAGGATTcctcagcacagagctgctggcatTTGAGGAATGAGTGATGCttgtttcagaaaacaaaccaagcGTGTGTGCATGTGCAACTTAGCCATGCTCTTCCTTCAGAAACTGCAGAATTCTCCcactgaaatggaaaaagaaattcaggCAGAAGAGTCTTCTTCGGGACAGATGTGTTTAACCCCACAACTCTCATCAGTGGCAGTGCAAGCTCAGAGTTTTAACCCTCTGCTTATCTCCAGCCAACACCTGCAAAGCCTTTGTGCAGGTATTCCCACCAGGGACGCATGGGATTCACATCCCACAGGCGCTGGGAGGATTACAAAACCAGGGCTTTGCAGGTGTTGCTGCATTGTATGACTGTGGTTCTTGTATCACCAGGAAATGAGGAAATGTAGCAGAGACCCCACATGATTCCTCCAGAGATCCCATGAATGAGGATGCTCTTTTCTGGGTGCCCTGGGATGGAAGACTGGGAAGAATCTTTCTCATCTGTCTTTTGATTCAGATCCAGGAGGCTGGGCTCAGGGAGGGATAACAGGGCAAAATCCCATAATGACCTTAAAATCCCTGAGTGCTTAGGAGGGCGTCTCAATCGTTTAGATAAGTCTGGTGgtcctgcagcccagggtgtGTGGATGAGGACTCTGGAGGAACAGGgcatttttcctctccttcccagcaagTGTTAGAGGGCTGGGCCCAGGAGCCACGGGAATCAACAGGAGTCTTTCCAGTGTGGGTTTTGGATTGTCGTCTGGATAAATAAATAGAAGGAAATAACAAATAACATGGTTCTAACAAATATTTTAGGAAGTACAAATGCCTTTCACCGTGACTCCATCCAAACCCCacacaggaaaatatttcccTGTTCCTGTGATGCTTTTCCATCTGCCTTTCCCCAGCGATTGGGAGTGTTAATTCAGGCGCCTTGGtgggagagcagagccaggaaACCTCGTGGGGATTTCTCTGGGGCTGGGGCGCGACCTCCAAGCCGCCCACCTTTGCGAGCGAGGTTTGTCCTTGTAACGGGGGCCCCCCTTGTCTGCAGCCCCACGTCCCGTTCTCGGAGTAACCTTTTGCAGGATTCGAGCGGCTCTGTACAAATAAATGTTGTATTGTTCCTTCCTGCGGGTTCCCAGCCCCTGGGCTGAGGTTTCCCCTGCGTGCTGCTGCCTTGCAGCgacatctgctgctgctcctcctcccctcgGCCCCGGCCAGGCTGGCAGCAAGGCCGGCTTTGGCTTTCAAGTGGgagaaaaggaagtgggaaagCTTGTTCCTTCCTCAAATAATAACATTTCTGTGGTGTGGGACTTCTCCAGCCTGGCTCGGCCCGTGGCGGTGACACTTTCGGTTTGCAAacttctcccagcccagctttgggtgggaaatgaggaaaagccTGCTCTTGTTCCAGGCACAGAGCTTGGGAGAGGTGATGCAGGTATGACTGTCCCAGAGCTTGTTCTGAAGAGGGAAGAGGCAAAGTAGCACATCCCACTTCCCGGGCAGTGTTCTGGGAGCTGTCCTGGCCTCTGCAGtggagggggatgtggggatggaCCTGGGCTTGTAACAACCAAGGACTTCCACGGGGTTGGAGAAATGGGCTGCTCTGCCAGCTTTCTTTGCTGCTAACGCTTTGCTCTCCGTGTCCAGGTGTAGGATTTTGGCAGAGCTGGCCATGATGTTATGGTTCGTGGTGGGGGCCCTGTTCCCAGCgctgctcctggctgctccaCCACCCATAAACAAGCTCGCCCTCTTCCCGGACAAGAGTGCCTGGTGCGAGGCCAAGAACATCACCCAGATCGTGGGGCACAGCGGCTGCGAGTCCAAATCCATCCAGAACAGGTAAAGATCCATCtcagcccagggctggaggcacctgGTGGCACGGGAGTGGCTCTGGGGACTGTCACTCGCACAAGAAGCCAGGCACGGTGTCCTGCCTCTGTCTGTCTCAGGGGAAGGTCACATCTCCTCTGCctttgctgggaagagcagcaccTCCCCTGAGCCCCCACCCTCCTGTTCTCTTTGCAGGGCTTGTCTGGGACAGTGTTTCAGCTACAGCGTccccaacaccttcccccagTCCACAGAGTCCCTGGTTCACTGCGACTCCTGCATGCCAGCCCAGTCCATGTGGGAAATCGTGAGTATCCCGCTCTGCTGCATggggcctcagctctgctctgacaCCACTTCAGGGCCAGTTCTTCTTCCCTGGGGTTTTCCCACTCGTAGTTTGCTTCCAGGGCATCTCTCAGGTGACTGTACCCTGTCTGGAGATGCCTGGatggaaggagctgctggaagctctGCTGAATGATCCGTTATCCCTCTATTTGCAGAACTATCTCATCCCATTCCCTGCATTATTTATCCCTGTGCTTATCCACATGCCCACTCTCTCCACTGCTTCGTGTCTCCCGCTCCCCCTTGGCACATTTTGCCGTGTTTGATGTCCAGAAGTGCCTCCCACAGCCAGTCATCCTTAGGCCTCACGGTTCTGTGTCACCTCTGAGCCTCGCAGAGCCATAATCCCATGCCCAAGAGAAGCCCAGAGTGCAGGGAACCGGCTCAGCTCTGCCTTGCTTCCGGCTCACATTTGATGAGAGGGTTTAGTCCAAACTCCCCGAGCTGCTTGGCATCGTGTCTTGTGGGTGGCCTTTGCTGTCACACCAATAttccagtgccagcagtgcctgggAGCTGCATCCTGCTGGAGTGGGTGCTGAAAGGAGGTGGGAGTGAGGTGGGAATGAGGTGGGGGTCGCTCTCTTCTGCCGTGTCTCAAGtgaaagaaggagaggaaatggcctcaggttgCACCAAGGGAGGTTCAGATtagatataagaaaaaaaatcactgaaagggtggccaggctttggaaaaAGTTCcccaaggaggtggtggagtctctGGCCCTGGAGATGTCCAAGgaatgactggacatggcactcagggctctgggctgggtgacaaggtgggagTGGGCCACAGGTTGGATTTGATGgctttggaggtcttttccaatcgtAATGATTCAGTGATTCCACAGTTTAGAGGTGACTGTGGTGGCactgggttgatggttggactccatgatcttgaaggtctcttcctgCCTTGATGATCCTGTGATTTTCCCTGAGTGTCTGGAACGAGACATTCCCAGGGAACTCCCACCTTGCAGACTGCCCGGGGGTTGGTTTCTGTGGAAGGAAACCCATCACATCTGCCTTAAAACTCCCCAGATCTGCAGGGCCCGGGGCAGGTCAGGCCTCCCACCGCATGAGCCTGAGCACTGACCCGCCGTGTCCTTGTCCCACTGCCCAGGTGACGCTGGACTGCCCAGGCAACGAGGAGATCCCCAGGGTGGACAAGCTGGTGGAGAAGATCCTGCACTGCAGCTGCCAGGCGTGCGGGAAGGAGCCGAGCCACGAGGGAGCCCTGTTCAACGTGTACCTGAACGCCGAGGAGAACATGCCCCACGAGGGGCCCGGGCCCCACCACTACCCCCAccaccagcaggagctggaggagccgCCGGCCTCCAGCCACCACCACCACGAGGAGGAGGGCGAGGAGTGACCCGGCCCGTGCGGActgtcctggcagggctgtgcgagcaccggggcctggctttggggagggaggggggtgcTGGAGTGTTTCCTGTCTCATTGCTGCCCTCGCTTCGCCCCCCGGCACCCCGGGACGTTCCGAGGCGCAGGCAGGGctgaggctggagctgcagggtgaGACACGAGGGCTCGGTGTTTCCTGATGCAAAACTACTTgcacataataataataatatattgAGAGGAGTGGCACGAGGGGCtctggctgggagcaggggctgggccgGGATCCCGGGGCTCTCCTcaggctcccagccctggggggaGCCCTCTGAGTCCTGCTTTTCCTCATTCCCAGCatggaggaagaagggaagcaGCCTCTCCACAGCCCCTCGAGGTACCCACATCTCTCCTGGGCTGGTGGTATCAGCAGCATCCCTTCTgcctcctctctccctgcctgcccacaCGGGCTCAGCGTGGACATGCTCCTGGCACCCGCTGGATCTTAGTCCAGCTCTTTGTATTAGGTGGCTCTTGGGGAGGGTTTTGCCCCAGGATGtgcccctggggctgtgtgtgagGTGACAGAACCGTGGTGGTGACAGCCCTTACCttgctgtccccagggccaccacGTTGCTCCCTGGGGACGAGCAACTTGGATCAGGAGCGCTGTGGCTTCATGTtttggggctgcaggggaaggcCAAGAgctgggggggtccgggggagcTTCCAGgccctgtcccccctctccctgctgcactTTCATGGTGGTGGAGGGAGAAGGGGCCCGagggctggagcatccctgtgcaGGGAGTGctcaggcagtgctgggggtcGGGGTGGGCACGGCCTCTGTTGCCCCTCTCTCTCTGTTGTATAAAGCTGATTCCTTGGCGTTGTCCGGACAAGAGCTTCCAGAGCTTGTAATCGATGCCCCCCCCTCCTTTTGtcaagttttgggtttgttgtttttttttttttttttttcttaaataaattagTTCTGACTTCCACTGCTCAGCGCTCTGATGCCTGTCTGGTTTTTGGCAGTGCTGACACCAGGACATCAGCCAGGACAGGCAGCGGTGCCAGATGGTCCTGGGCAGGGAAGAGCCGTGGTTCCCGCAGCTTTCTGCTGCCTTCCAtctgggaaaaggaggagagagagctgCTGGAAGGAAAACCGAGCCCAAATACTGAGCGTGTGGGCTGCATGTGGCCCGGGGAGCCCGCCCGGGGAGCCTGCGCAGCAGCTGTGGCCGGGCGCGGTGGGTTCCACTTGTGTGGGACTCGTGTGGGATCTGTGGGATCACGCGACCTTCTCCAGCGCTGTTGCCACTAGGTGACAGTCTTGGTCCGGCGTGTTCCCTGGCATCCAGCTGCTCACGGACCCCGGGAACGCTTCTGAAGGCCAGCTCGGACAGGACTGGACATCCCTTCGGGAGTGAGGAGGGGCTGAGCACCTCGGCTGAAGCCAGCGGGCTCTTCCCGAGGGTGTTTGGATCAGGcatgccctgggcagggcagtgTGTGCCCTTGCAAAGCTCTGGTCCCACTGATGCCCAGGCGGGTGTGGATGCGCCCTCAGAAATGATCAGTGATGCTCCTTGGTCTGAGCTGACCCTGGGGAAGGTCCAGCAGCTCCCGGAGGGGCTGGAGGCTGTGCTGGGCCAGCAGACAGCTCTTATTGCCCCCTTCCTTGAGGCTCTGGGGGCTCTGCACACGTTGGGAAAGCAGGTCTCTGCTTTGGGAAGTAGGACAGGGTTTGCATTAAGGCAGGAATTGCCACAGCAGAGGGGATGGGCTGATCAGGGAGGGCCTGGGAGGACTAGAGGTGCTCTGTGTGTCACCATGAAGTTTTTAGGCTGTGAAGTGTCTTCCCAAGGAACAGAGCTTTGCTTGACAGCCAGGAAAAGGTGGAGAAACCCATGGTGGTCACTGAGTACTCTCACAGGGCCCTTTTACTGGTGTACAGTGGAAACAGGCTGGATTTAGCAGGGGGCTGTTCCTGTGAATTCCAGGAGCTGCAGTTCAAGGTGTTTGGAGCAGGACATCTCCACCTCCGTTCTGCACAAGCTGAGCTCCAGCAGAGCAGGCGGCGGAGGGCTGGTGTGCAGATGAAACCAGAAATCGAGGTAGTTAGCCAGACCCTGTCCAAATTCAAACCCAAGGAGCCATCCCAGTTAAAGCCTGGAAGGACATGCTGAGAGTGCAGTGCACTGCTGGACGTTGCTGTGTTGAACCCTGGACTGCCTGGATGTCCTCACCGAGGTCTCTCAGCTCCCAGTTTGACTCTCTCTgtctcaaacttttttttttttttttgccgtGTTGACACTTGGGTGGCTGTTGATAACCTGGTTTTGCTTTCCCTGCCAGTGGTACTGGAGAGCAGTGCTGGTGGAGTCCATGATCCCTGCAGATGTGGCCAGAAATGCAgcacagagaggcagcacaggcaggcCAGGAGAGCTGCCAGCACGGAGAAGCTTTTGCAGGGACAATGGTAGGATAATGGGATTTGGACCTCATTTTAAGgcaggtttttttaaacacattttgcTTTGATCAGTTCAGATCCACTTCCCCAGCAAACACATCCAAACCCAGTGTACAAAACCTCCCACGTGTGGAGGACgtgctggggatgctgggaagaggctgcccagaggagccatggctgccccatccctggaagtgtccaaggccagattggatggggcttggagcaacttgggatagtggaaggtgtggaacgtggatgagctttaaggtccctcccaacccaacccattccaggattccacgATTCTGATCCAGTCTCCTTCTCAGAAGCAAAAGCTCTGGAGCCCAACTGGGATGTTCCTAAtgctgggaggcagcagggctgagAGCAAAGCCTGGCTTTGCACTGTGGCACCACTTCCTCACTGAGCGTTACTGTGGATCCAGCTGGGATaaatctgtgctgctgccttcaCTTATCCTGGCTGGGGAGGCTGCTCAGGGTGGGCTCGGGGTGGGGTttctctctgctcccagcacagatgGGCCGGGGAAGTGAGGGTTTCCTGGGGCAAACGCTTTTCTAAGGAAACCTCCTGCTGCGATCAGAGCCTCGCGTGTGCGTGCGCTGCCCCGGGGCTCCTGCCAGCACACTGTGACGCCGAGGTGGCCGGGGAGGTTTGGCTGGGAGCATCCAAGGAGAGGATCCcggggaagcagagggagggCAGAGCCTGTCCTGGCACGAGTGGCAGCAGCTGTTTGCCAGCGGCAGCCTGATCCCCCCACAGAGGTCCTGGGGGGATaaccggggtggggtgggggtgggctGTGTCCCCGTGCCTTCCACCTCCCCATCAGAGATGGTTTCCAGGCCTGGAATCCCCATCCTGGCACTGGGAAAAGCACAACAAATTTGCTAGGAAGTGATTAGAAAAGCAGGACTTTGTAAAGAGGCCAGTTTCTGTCCCGGGGAGGGAggctgggcagcgctggggaTGCGTCGTGCACAGCTGGCTCTCACCCCACATCTGCAGCACAGCTTCCCAGGGGAAGCGTGTTAAGGAAAGCTTTAGTGGGCACTTGGGGAGGAACgggcagcagctggcagtgcCTGGCCCTGGGAGCACAGGGTGGGTGCTGGGTCACACCTCAGCTCTGGTCTGTGCTGGAGCCGCTGCCTTCAGCTCTGGTCTCCCCCAGCAGAAACCACAGCCATTTGTTGGGAAAATGCCACCTTTGGGCAGCTGgataattaaaaaaccccaatcggtccctgcccagcaccccGAGGTGTTTGCCCTGGCTGTGGAGGTGGCAGTAACACACAGAGGCTCAGAAGAGTTTTCTGAGCTGGCTCCTCTCACGTGCTGCCTCCCACCTGCTGAAGGGCAGGGTCCATCCAGGACTGCCCCtcaggcagggagctgggctgcgCCCAGGCCAGCCCAAATAACTCGGGAGCAGAGGGGCCAGGCTCTCCCTTGTCTCTgttcctccatccctgcct
It contains:
- the NBL1 gene encoding neuroblastoma suppressor of tumorigenicity 1, which gives rise to MRPPSPGWCRILAELAMMLWFVVGALFPALLLAAPPPINKLALFPDKSAWCEAKNITQIVGHSGCESKSIQNRACLGQCFSYSVPNTFPQSTESLVHCDSCMPAQSMWEIVTLDCPGNEEIPRVDKLVEKILHCSCQACGKEPSHEGALFNVYLNAEENMPHEGPGPHHYPHHQQELEEPPASSHHHHEEEGEE